A portion of the Clostridium gelidum genome contains these proteins:
- a CDS encoding nitrite/sulfite reductase, with protein sequence MNNLKQDLLIELEDFKRLGDKFLCGEVSIGDFKKVSGGMGVYSERSKKEFMIRLRIPSGITNINQMNWLCGIAEKYELDKFHLTTREAIQYHNLSIDQTCSIMKDGIDNDIYSRGGGGNFPRNVAMSPLSGVDKSEAFDVTPYALAVNNHFLSKITTYKLPRKFKVSFSSNNDDLGHCNVTDLGFLAIIKDNKKYFKVYMGGGLGRNPKIGIEYDELIDPSEVLYHVDAMTNLFVKEGDYENRNKARIRFILERMGTEKFIETYKEHLKEVLNKEDLNLAVTSKEYTKEGKELDIKHSRLFEQKQKGLYSVYFHPIGGQIYIEKLRGILDKLKGIEDLEIRLTMTEGMFFRNLNGEEAKKVLEMTQDLGGETAIEQSVSCIGVPICQVGILESQKTLNNIINYFKEKGYKKDVLPRIHVSGCGNSCAVHEVVGIGLTGKRKKVNDTIEDVFELHINGSFETGDARLGKVYGDILACEIPRFLYELSLLVENKNISFDDYVKTNEVELVELIGKYIK encoded by the coding sequence TTGAATAATTTAAAACAAGATTTATTAATTGAACTAGAAGACTTTAAGAGATTAGGTGATAAATTTTTATGTGGTGAAGTTTCCATTGGGGATTTTAAAAAAGTTTCTGGAGGAATGGGAGTATATTCAGAACGTAGTAAGAAAGAGTTTATGATAAGACTTAGAATACCTTCAGGAATAACTAATATAAATCAAATGAATTGGTTATGTGGTATAGCTGAAAAATATGAATTAGATAAATTTCATTTAACTACAAGAGAAGCAATTCAATATCATAATTTATCAATAGATCAAACTTGCAGCATAATGAAAGATGGAATAGATAATGATATATATTCTAGAGGTGGTGGTGGAAACTTCCCCCGAAATGTTGCTATGTCTCCATTATCTGGAGTTGATAAATCTGAAGCTTTCGATGTAACACCATATGCTTTAGCTGTGAATAATCATTTTCTAAGTAAAATAACAACATACAAGTTACCAAGAAAGTTTAAAGTATCTTTCTCAAGTAACAATGATGATCTTGGACATTGTAATGTTACTGATTTAGGATTCCTAGCTATTATTAAGGATAATAAGAAATATTTTAAAGTGTATATGGGTGGAGGTCTTGGCAGAAATCCTAAAATTGGCATTGAATATGATGAACTTATAGATCCAAGTGAAGTTTTATATCATGTGGATGCTATGACTAATTTATTTGTTAAAGAAGGCGATTATGAGAATAGGAATAAAGCTCGTATAAGATTTATATTAGAAAGAATGGGAACAGAGAAATTTATAGAAACATATAAAGAACATTTAAAAGAAGTTCTAAACAAAGAAGATTTAAATTTAGCAGTGACTTCAAAAGAATACACTAAAGAAGGTAAAGAGTTAGACATAAAACATTCAAGGTTATTTGAGCAAAAACAAAAAGGTTTATATAGTGTATATTTCCATCCAATTGGTGGGCAAATATATATTGAAAAATTAAGAGGAATTTTAGATAAGCTAAAAGGAATAGAAGATCTAGAAATAAGACTTACAATGACAGAAGGAATGTTTTTTAGAAACTTAAATGGAGAAGAAGCTAAGAAAGTATTAGAGATGACACAAGATCTTGGTGGTGAAACAGCTATAGAACAAAGTGTTTCATGTATTGGAGTTCCAATATGCCAAGTTGGAATTTTAGAAAGTCAAAAAACATTAAATAATATAATAAATTATTTTAAAGAAAAGGGATATAAAAAAGATGTATTGCCAAGAATTCATGTATCTGGATGTGGAAATTCATGTGCAGTTCATGAGGTAGTAGGAATTGGATTAACAGGGAAACGTAAAAAAGTAAATGATACTATAGAAGATGTATTTGAACTGCATATTAATGGATCATTTGAAACGGGTGACGCAAGACTTGGAAAGGTTTATGGAGATATACTTGCATGTGAAATCCCAAGATTTTTATATGAGTTATCATTACTTGTAGAAAATAAAAACATTAGCTTTGATGATTATGTAAAAACTAATGAAGTGGAATTAGTTGAACTAATAGGTAAATATATTAAATAA
- a CDS encoding DUF1540 domain-containing protein translates to MQQINCDINNCSHNKSGICYSSRANIGGINVLSKSGTWCDSFSGKYLDNIITNNTNTNTQCDYITCEVENCIHNTNTLCNLQYISISETKSSIYAQTRCSNFYLK, encoded by the coding sequence ATGCAACAAATTAATTGTGATATAAATAACTGTTCACATAATAAAAGTGGTATTTGTTATTCTAGCAGAGCTAATATTGGCGGTATAAATGTATTAAGTAAAAGTGGAACCTGGTGTGATTCATTTTCAGGTAAATATTTAGACAATATTATAACTAATAATACAAATACTAATACACAATGTGATTATATTACTTGTGAAGTGGAAAATTGTATTCATAATACTAATACACTTTGTAATCTACAATACATAAGTATTTCGGAAACAAAATCTTCAATTTATGCTCAAACTAGATGTTCAAATTTTTATTTGAAATGA
- a CDS encoding sulfate ABC transporter substrate-binding protein: MKKIRILSLVLSATLIMGVFVGCGKQSGSSENTTSNKPVELLNVSYDPTRELYTKYNESFAKYWKEKTGQEVTINQSHGGSGKQGRSVIEGLDADVVTLALAYDIDAISDSGLIEKNWQSEFKENSSPYTSTIVFLVRKGNPKQIKDWDDLIKKDVSVITPNPKTSGGARWNYLAAWAYAAHKNNGDQVAAKDFVSKLYSNVEVLDSGARDSTTSFVERGMGDVLIAWENEAFLSLNQFGDDKYEIVVPSLSILAEPPVAIVDKVVDKRGTREVANAYLDYLYTKEGQEIAAQNYYRPRDKEVAEKYKDKFPDINLVTVDNEFGGWTKAQATHFADGGTFDQIYMPKK, translated from the coding sequence ATGAAAAAAATTAGAATTTTAAGCTTAGTGCTTTCAGCTACATTAATAATGGGGGTTTTTGTAGGCTGTGGAAAGCAAAGTGGAAGCAGTGAAAATACAACAAGCAATAAGCCGGTAGAACTTTTAAATGTATCATATGATCCTACAAGAGAATTATATACAAAGTATAATGAAAGCTTTGCAAAGTATTGGAAAGAAAAAACTGGACAAGAAGTAACTATAAATCAATCTCATGGAGGTTCAGGAAAACAAGGAAGATCAGTTATTGAAGGATTAGATGCAGATGTTGTAACATTAGCATTAGCTTATGACATAGATGCCATAAGTGATTCTGGACTTATTGAAAAGAATTGGCAAAGTGAATTTAAAGAAAATAGTTCACCTTATACATCAACTATTGTTTTCCTTGTTAGAAAAGGAAATCCTAAACAAATAAAAGATTGGGATGATTTAATAAAAAAAGATGTTTCTGTTATAACACCAAATCCTAAAACTTCTGGTGGTGCAAGATGGAATTACTTAGCAGCATGGGCTTATGCAGCACATAAAAATAATGGAGATCAAGTAGCTGCAAAAGATTTTGTTTCTAAATTATATTCTAACGTTGAAGTACTGGATTCAGGGGCTAGAGATTCAACAACGAGTTTTGTTGAAAGAGGAATGGGAGATGTACTTATAGCTTGGGAAAATGAAGCGTTTTTATCACTTAATCAATTTGGAGATGATAAATACGAAATAGTTGTACCTTCATTGAGTATTTTAGCAGAGCCACCAGTTGCCATAGTGGATAAAGTTGTAGATAAAAGGGGAACTAGAGAGGTTGCAAATGCTTATCTAGATTACTTATATACTAAAGAAGGTCAAGAAATAGCAGCACAAAATTATTATAGACCTAGAGATAAAGAAGTAGCTGAAAAATATAAGGATAAATTCCCAGATATTAACTTAGTTACAGTAGATAATGAATTTGGAGGTTGGACAAAAGCCCAAGCAACTCATTTTGCAGACGGAGGAACTTTTGATCAAATTTATATGCCAAAGAAGTAA
- a CDS encoding DUF1540 domain-containing protein, with protein MKKNDSIGCAVTECKYHSDEVQYCALDKIQVVKHSNEATTVEQTDCGSFESK; from the coding sequence ATGAAAAAGAATGATAGTATAGGATGCGCTGTTACAGAATGTAAATATCATAGTGATGAAGTTCAATACTGTGCTTTAGACAAAATCCAAGTTGTAAAACATAGTAATGAAGCAACGACAGTTGAACAAACTGATTGTGGAAGTTTTGAATCAAAATAA
- a CDS encoding ATP-dependent metallopeptidase FtsH/Yme1/Tma family protein, with translation MYKNKSKGIKIIVIFFAILFVFLMGFNYVKKLTTTKEISYNEFINLVDENQISQIVITDKEITITPRDNSEYKGKILYTPNINDKNLIPKLQELKVNHSSIKTKEKPVFGIIIALIIIMSFIGIIWRSKSLKKDKERLLIQIRDLENKK, from the coding sequence ATGTACAAAAATAAAAGCAAGGGTATAAAAATAATTGTTATATTTTTTGCAATATTATTTGTGTTTCTAATGGGATTTAATTACGTAAAGAAACTTACTACAACGAAAGAGATTAGCTATAACGAATTTATAAACTTAGTGGATGAAAATCAAATTTCACAAATTGTTATAACGGATAAAGAAATAACAATAACACCAAGGGATAATTCAGAATACAAGGGAAAAATTCTATATACACCTAACATAAATGATAAGAATTTGATACCCAAACTTCAAGAATTAAAGGTAAATCATAGTAGCATAAAAACAAAAGAAAAACCAGTATTTGGTATAATTATTGCTTTGATTATTATTATGTCATTTATAGGTATTATTTGGAGGAGTAAATCTTTGAAAAAAGATAAGGAAAGGTTATTAATTCAAATAAGAGATTTAGAAAACAAAAAATAA